CTCGAAACCCAACCCGGATGAGAAATTCAGGATGCGCCAGAAAGGTTCAAAAACATTGTAACTAAGCGAAACCTCATCCTCTATTTCATTGTTTCTCCTGAGGAATCCAAGGTCATTTTGTTCATAGGTGTCGCTGATCACTGAACGGGAGTAACGGTATTGCCAGGTACCTCCGTATTTGCCCGCGTTCATGTCATACTTATAGCCAAAGTTGTTGTTGAGCCCATCATAATATTGCTGGCTTATTGCGCCCTGTCCACTGATCCGGAACATATTGCTGCGGTCGAGCAGACGGAATTCGGTGCCGGTCACATTGGCCACATAACCTTTTACCGCCCCGGTCACATTCGTATTGACCAGGCTAACGAACGAATTGTTGGGCAGGCTTTGATCGAGTACGACCAGGTTGTAATTGGTAAAGGGCTGTGTGGTAATCTGACGGCTCTGGCCGGTAAGGGTGTCGTGCAATGTGGCGTGACTGGCGGCGGTCATCCCATTGAAGATGCCGATACCCAGTCCGCCTGAAGTGCGGCCCGAAAACTTGGTGGCATTGATCAGCCGGGTTTCCTGGGGGTTTTCTTCGATGACCTCGTTTTCTTCCAATTGGTTTCTCACATTTCTATAGCCCCTGGGCTGAGCTCCGATCCTGCGGGAGTAAAACAGGTTTGCCTTACTGAACAAGTCGGTTCCTTCGGTGAAGAACTGCCTTTTTTCATCGTATTGTACCTCGAAAGGGGAGAGGTTGAGCACCCTGGCATCGGAATGCACCTGTCCAAAGTCGGGTACCAGGGTCATATCAAGGGTAAAGCTTTCACTGAGCCCCAGCTTGACGTCCATCCCGCCATTGAAGGTGCTTCCCCAACCCTCATTCCCGCCATTCTTTTCCATATAGCCCACTAAATAAGGGAATAATGCAAGACGCAGGGGAGGGTCAATGCCTTCCATTCCGCTAAGCAAGCCCATGGATCCCATGACATTGCCAATGCGGCGATCGACAAAGTTCCAGCTGGATGATTCGCGGTTGCGACGAATTTCGCGCCAGAAATTGATGCCCCAATCCTCGACATTGTTTTTAGGAAAGCGGAGGGCAGAATAAGGAATTTCCATTTCCACAATCCAACCCTGATTGGTAATGCTGACGTGGCTGCGCCACACAGCATCCCAGTTGATGTCGCCCCGGTCGCCACTGCTGCCCGACATATTGATGTCGGTTTCCACGCCCGAGGCTGAGACCTTAAAGCGAAAGCCATAAATTCCGTCGTTGAACGGATTGATATCAACCCAGAACTGGTCGGCATTGAGATTGTCGTTTGAGTCGCGCAGCCCCAGCTCAGTGAGGATGCTGTCGGGGCTTGAATCGAATAGTATAGCCCCAATAAACACCCCTTGGTCGTTGAAAAGCACCCTTACTTCCGAGTCAAAGGTGGCGGGCCGGTCGTTATGGGGTTCGTATTGCGAAAAGCCGGTGGCAGGTAAAGCCAGTTGCCAGAGCGGGTCAGACAAGGTGCCGTCCAGATGTGGTGCTGTCTCCACCCGCAGGGCTTGAAGCTTCTTTCGGCTTTGCTGGGCCTGAATGGGAAAGGTGAAAAGAATGGATAAAAAAGAAACCAGGATAATCTTTGGGGCGCGGAGATTTGAGAACATATAAGAAATGGGTGAGATTTAATAATTTTCACTGCAAAAATATAAAATCCTATGTAACGGCATAACCATACCGGGCGGCCGGTTTTGGCCGATTATGGGGGAATTTGAGGATGTCAGGGTAAATTTATTGCTATTGGTTGGGAGATCGGAGTTTTGACAATTTTTTAAAAATTCCATCCCAACAGATTCCAAAAAGAAAATTGCCAGATTACCGCCAAAAAAATGATGGTCGAGAGCCAGTAAAACAAACGGCTGCGAAAGCGGGTTTTCCGTTCATCGAGCAGGCTAATGCTTTGCCATACCATCAGCAGGGTAAAGGGAATAGCTAGCAGCGGGAAGAAAAGGGCGATTTTAATGCCTGTGGTAACCCCATAAACAATGTCTTGTCCCGGAGGCATTCCCATTACCAGGGCCACAAAGAAAATCAGATAGCAAAGTGCCGTAACCCAGGCAATGACTTTGCTAAGCAAGGGCAGGGTCACCGGTGCCCGGTCAGCGCGCACATATTTCCGGCGAACGAAAAAAATCCATGGCCAG
This genomic stretch from Bacteroides sp. harbors:
- a CDS encoding DUF5916 domain-containing protein, with the translated sequence MFSNLRAPKIILVSFLSILFTFPIQAQQSRKKLQALRVETAPHLDGTLSDPLWQLALPATGFSQYEPHNDRPATFDSEVRVLFNDQGVFIGAILFDSSPDSILTELGLRDSNDNLNADQFWVDINPFNDGIYGFRFKVSASGVETDINMSGSSGDRGDINWDAVWRSHVSITNQGWIVEMEIPYSALRFPKNNVEDWGINFWREIRRNRESSSWNFVDRRIGNVMGSMGLLSGMEGIDPPLRLALFPYLVGYMEKNGGNEGWGSTFNGGMDVKLGLSESFTLDMTLVPDFGQVHSDARVLNLSPFEVQYDEKRQFFTEGTDLFSKANLFYSRRIGAQPRGYRNVRNQLEENEVIEENPQETRLINATKFSGRTSGGLGIGIFNGMTAASHATLHDTLTGQSRQITTQPFTNYNLVVLDQSLPNNSFVSLVNTNVTGAVKGYVANVTGTEFRLLDRSNMFRISGQGAISQQYYDGLNNNFGYKYDMNAGKYGGTWQYRYSRSVISDTYEQNDLGFLRRNNEIEDEVSLSYNVFEPFWRILNFSSGLGFEYARLFNPNTFTGMDLDYELRVLFDSRFFINFDASYDPKGARDYFEPRVTGRFYETDDSYRFDLRLSTDYRKRIYLDGDIEFSKINSIYEQQDFSIYIRPTFRASNRLNLSYGLSFSEEKNDIGYVDHWSPDSVFFGLRQTPTTINTLHVTYIFNNRLSLDFDLRHYWSRVFYDGDYFFLKPNGRLEPWAEDLLVEDINYNAFTIDTKLTWNFAPGSQLSLVWKNIIDTSGSEISHTFLENLERTLNEPQINSLSLKILYYIDYPMIKNTFRSKSKSVDN